Sequence from the Meleagris gallopavo isolate NT-WF06-2002-E0010 breed Aviagen turkey brand Nicholas breeding stock chromosome Z, Turkey_5.1, whole genome shotgun sequence genome:
TTCCTGTTAACAGCCACTAATTTTAGAGACAGTGCATCATAGAGATTCAACCACTGGGTaatcacagactcacagaattgaggcattggaagggacctctggagatcgcCCAGTCCAACTCCTTGCTcaagcaggctccctacagaaagttgcacaggaaagcatcctaACAGGTTTTGATTATCTTGACAAGgggactccacaacctctccaggcagcctgttccagtgctgtaaaTTCATGTGTGCATTTATCCCCTCCTTACGCAGGGTCGTGCACAGCACCTCTCTTCTGGTTCAGCTGTGGTCCCACACATCTCCGTACACCTGAATTCCAAcaagctctgctcacagcaagCAGCTCCTTGCAGCACGATGCAAAGGGCGGAAAAGGCACCCCCTGAATCCAGCAAAAGACCCTCTCCCCCTTTAGAAAAAGAGCGCCGTGGCTTTGCCAGGTAACTCATTTTTGTGGAGGACAGCTGCCATTCACACTGCGTGAGACGCAGCTGAACTGACATCTTGTGCCCCGACGCTTCTTTCTGACTGACTCATTTACGGCCACCGCAAATCAACGTTCGTTGCACCGAGCGTTGTTTCTCGCTCTTACAGAACGCAGGAAAACGTGTCTTGTCACCGCGCcgtgcagcacagcctgcaggacaAACCACGGCGAGAGCACTGGAGCGGCACTACGACTCCCGTCAGGCACGGCGGAAGGTGCCGCTGACGTCATTTCCGGTCAAAAGGTAGTAAACTCATTTCCGGCTGGGGAGGTGAGGCTTCTTCGCAAGATGGCGGCCGCCATGGGGCTGCTGGTGATCGGACGGCGGTTGGGGTTGGGGCTAGGAATGGGCCGCACGCCGCGGCGGGCGCTATGGGGCGGCCACAGGTGAGGGCGCGGGATACTGGCTGCGGAGCTGCGTCTGGGGCGGGCGGTATGGTCTGTTGTTGCAGGCACTTGGCTCTGCTGGGAGGCGTTTTTAAATGTGTGGGTACCACTTTAGTgactgaaaatacttttctttaatgccagcaggaaggaggagaaagaagtaGGAGAAGACAATGTAAttcctcaagaaaaaaaggaaccCAGCCTGATCTGTCCCCCGCCAcgcagcagaaaatattttcccccaGAGGATATACAGAGCATCCTCGAGGCTCGTGTCAAGGAGATCTGTGGGCCATCGCTTGCTGGCAACTGGCAGCAGACATCCCTGAAAGACAACAGGCTGAAGTATCAGCTTCTAGCCCAGCTAGCAGAAGAACTTGGTCACGCTGTGCCCAACTCACAGCTCCACCTGATGTG
This genomic interval carries:
- the MRPL50 gene encoding 39S ribosomal protein L50, mitochondrial isoform X2, translating into MAAAMGLLVIGRRLGLGLGMGRTPRRALWGGHRKEEKEVGEDNVIPQEKKEPSLICPPPRSRKYFPPEDIQSILEARVKEICGPSLAGNWQQTSLKDNRLKYQLLAQLAEELGHAVPNSQLHLMCSAQDVLTFYSTPVKDMSKFDELCAAELPPNLKIAWER
- the MRPL50 gene encoding 39S ribosomal protein L50, mitochondrial isoform X1; the protein is MAAAMGLLVIGRRLGLGLGMGRTPRRALWGGHSRKEEKEVGEDNVIPQEKKEPSLICPPPRSRKYFPPEDIQSILEARVKEICGPSLAGNWQQTSLKDNRLKYQLLAQLAEELGHAVPNSQLHLMCSAQDVLTFYSTPVKDMSKFDELCAAELPPNLKIAWER